One genomic segment of Heptranchias perlo isolate sHepPer1 unplaced genomic scaffold, sHepPer1.hap1 HAP1_SCAFFOLD_1023, whole genome shotgun sequence includes these proteins:
- the LOC137307512 gene encoding clumping factor A-like — protein RQGQTDRDTRTGTDRQGRDRQTGTHTDRDTRTGTHRQGQTDRDTRTGTDRQGHTDRDTRTGTHRQGQTDTHGQTDTQGQGHTDRDTRTGTHTDRDRQTHMDRDTQTETDRQTDRHTRTGIHGQGQTDRDTRTGTHGQGQTDRDTRTGTDRQGHTDRDTHGQGHTDRDTRTGTDRQGQTDTHGQTDTQGQGHTDRDRQTHTDRQTHRDRDTRTGTHTDRDRQTETDRQTDTHGQGYTDRDRHTWTYSWTRTDTHGQGHTDRDRQTDRHTRTGIHGQGQTHMDLLMDKDRHTWADRQTHMDRDRRTQTDTQRHTQTGRHTQADTDMQADARTDTHTQTGRQACTRMQTRRWTHADGRMQTDTRRPAHTHTHTHTQ, from the exons acacacggacagggacagacagacaggga agggacagacagacagggacacacacggacagggacacacggacagggacacacagacagggacagacagacagggacacacggacagggacagacagacagggacacacggacagggacacacggacagggacacacagacagggacagacagacacacacggacagacagacacacagggacagggacacacggacagggacacacggacagggacacacacggacagggacagacagacacacatggacagggacacacagacagagacagacagacagacagacagacacacacggacagggatacacggacagggacagacagacagggacacacggacagggacacacggacagggacagacagacagggacacacggacagggacagacagacagggacacacagacagggacacacacggacagggacacacggacagggacacacggacagggacagacagacagggacagacagacacacacggacagacagacacacagggacagggacacacggacagggacaggcagacacacacggacagacagacacacagggacagggacacacggacagggacacacacggacagggacagacagacagagacagacagacagacagacacacacggacagggatacacggacagggacagacaCACATGGACTTACTCATGGACAAGGACAGACACACATGgacagggacacacagacagagacagacagacagacagacacacacggacagggatacatggacagggacagacaCACATGGACTTACTCATGGACAAGGACAGACACAcatgggcagacagacagacacacatggacagggacagacgcacacagacagacacacagagacacacacagacaggcagacacacacaggcagacacagacatgCAGGCAGacgcacgcacagacacgcaTACGCAGACAGGCAGACAGGCATGCACACGCATGCAAACACGCAGATGGACACATGCAGATGGACGCATGCAGACGGACACACGCagacccgcacacacacacacacacacacacacacag